Sequence from the Sciurus carolinensis chromosome 1, mSciCar1.2, whole genome shotgun sequence genome:
TGGCACTATcagaaggtggtggaaccttaagCAGGTGGGACCGAATGGAagaaagttgtgtgtgtgtgtgtgtgtgtagttgggGGTCCTTAAAGGATTTATTGGGATGCTGGCCCCTTcatctctctcttgcttcctgatgAGCAGTTTCTACCACGAGGTGTTTCCATCAAtgtgttctgccttgccacaggcccaaaggcagcAAAGCCTAGTGACTGTGAACTagaacctgtgaaactgtgaaccaaaataaatctttcctccgtCTGAGTTAtttatcaagtattttgttacagtgacaggaAGCTGACTAATCCACCGACTGTACATATTTAGAGAAACATAATCATGCTGGTGCATATGCAGATACCTTGACTGAAGTTATGGCTGTATCTTTGAGGGAAAGGCCTGACTCTAAGTTGGCTCATAGACTTCACTCTTGTTTACGTGCCACAAGCGTGATTTTCCATGACTTTTGAATATCTTTAGCATGTTCATACTAGAGAATAACTAGGATTCTGTAGTGACCTTGAGGAATGCATATGCTGTCTCTCCTGACATTGTCCCAAATATAAGTGATATTCCTCTAGAATTCCAACTCTCACTCCCTATAAGatttaaaactgctttttaaaaagagttcaCCCTTTTCATGAgcaatgatcttttaaaattgagaatttgGGATGCAAAGACATTCTAAGTAGAGGGGttgggggtgtaattcagtggcaaAAGGCTTACTGAGCATGGGCAAAGCCCTAGGTTCTATCACCAGCACTGAGGTGGGGGAGAGTCTAAGTTGAGAAGAGAGTTCAAGCAAAAACAGAGAAGCAGGCAGGAGCATGCATAACGGCTGTGGGACTACACAGTGGAGAAGAGCAGCATCCCAGCTGAGCTCGTCTGCTGAGGAGCTTTCTGTTTTATTGTAGACAATAAAGTGAACTGGTTGTAGTGGGATTTGGTTAATAGAAAGCTTTGTACCTCTGTACTCAAGCTAATGTAAGTGGAAGGTGTTAATTCTGAGATACCTCAGGTGCTGGGATAGGCTCCTTTACCTATAGTGGTGAAGGGATGGAGACCACCCAGGAGAAATAGGGTGACTTTGGTCTCACTGGAATTGGGAACACAGATTTTTGAAGTTTGACTTCAACACATGTGATCTTTATTCTCTTGTAGCCCCCATGagaatactttaaaatttcaaagggCCTGGTGGCATgacatgtgcctataatcccagctactctgaaggctgaggcaagagaattgagttcaagttccagggcagcctgggcaagttagcaagaccacATCCCCTGCTCTCCCAAAGCAAAGGTATTTACATGTTTATAGGATCTTTTGTAGGAGAGATTTAAGGTAGGCAAGAAATGTTAAAGCCTGTCTTTTGTCCTTACATTGAGAATGACAAATGATAATaacaaggaagggaagggaatctGATATTGAGGTGGAAAtctatttgtttcctattttgaGATTGTTCCTATTCTAGCtcccatttatttgaaataaaataaattctcttctccctttatttgaaatatctttattttttcatatttctttaatatacCTTATTTATCTCTTTACTAAAATGGAAGCTTTCAGGGCAGGAGGAACCTTGCCTTTGAACCATGCCTTGAATGTACTAGCCATTTGAATGAAGGGCAGAAAGAATTAGTAGTGGAGAAAGAAGTTCAAGAATCTAGGAAACATTGGAAAGAGATGCTGACATTGAACGTAATTTTACTCAGAAAGTAAATGGGATAATGCTGGCTCATGCTCCTGGCTCCAAACCAGACTCCCTCATGAGATTTGGGAGTCTTGGGAGACCATATTATAATCATGAGAGACAATAACCTGGAATTGCCTGCTTCCAGATTTTAAGAAGCTCTGTGATAAGAATCTACAGTGAGAAGGAATATACAGGTTGACCCTCCCTATCCATGGGCTCTTCATCTATGAATGCAACTAAGCATAGATCCAAAATCTTAGGAAAAAGATTGTGTGTATACAAAACATGTACatacctttttttccttgtttgcGAAACGATACAGTATGCCAAATGAGCATAGCATTTGCATTATGTTAAGTTCTatagtaatctagagatgatttacaTATACAGGATATGCATAGTTTATGTGTAAAGACTGTGCCCTTTTAAAGGACCTCAGCATCCAGGGATTTAGGTGtctggggcggggggggggggggggtcctggaGTGTCCCCTGAGGTGGATATATGGGGTTAAAAAGCAAGTAGTGTTAGTTTTTCAGTCCACTCTGGAATGTGCCTGGGTGTGAGTGGGGCCCTCAGGTGAGAATCATCACCTTGCCTTATGTCAGGTGTACCCCCAtctttttggtattttcattGAATGCTTTCTACTTACACTAAGAACTAAAAAGCAGTGTAAGAGTCCTGCTTTCAGGTCAGTTGTTGAGATATTTTTGAAACTTAGTTTCTCTCTTTAGTCTGTCTCCCTTTTTGAGGATTCTGAGAGGGAAACTTGTCAAAGCCCTTCAGTGCCAGGAAGAGCTTGGCTGTCTCTTAGCAACCAGAAGGCTTTTATGGGATCTGGTGCCTCTTTCTACTGTCAGGAAGTGCAGGCCCTCAGGGCTTGTGTTTTTGAAGAGGATCTTATGCTAGAGCTGTTTTATATGTAATGAGCTGTAGAAAATATTCATGGTCCAGAAGACTTGACCGAAAGATACCAAGTGAAGAGTGACTAGTATGTTTTAATTCTTAGTGTTTCTCACCCTTGTTTTCATTATCACTGGCCCCAAGAGTAATTTATAATTTAGATCTTTTTCCCAGTTGCCTCCCAGCCCTGCCAGATTTAACTCAAAGAAATAAGATTTTGTTGAGTAGGGTTGAGCTTTGGACAGTGCTAAGCTTTTATGAAATCTAAGATATTTTTCACCATCTACAAGAACTAGTTTGGGGCCTCCTTTGAGAACAGTGTCATCCTGAAGCTAAGCTTGTTGAATGGTTGCTCTACATACTTACGTGcgtttaattttctttaaaactaatgTTATTTTAGAGCTCTTAAAGATTAAGTGAGGATTAAAGAAGGTGCAGACAACCAGAAAGGACTGATTTGCATTTGAATTGAAGTGTGACTCCAAACTGGTGCCATCCTGAAGGAGAGGAGGGCAGAGCCCAAACCAGAAGCCCCTTGGGATGAGCCCTGAACCCCCTGAAGTCTCTGGAAAAAGCGGAAGGACAGTTGACACTGCAGAGGAGCGAGAACAGAACCAGCCAGCACTGAATGACGGGGAGGATGGTCAACCCATCCAGTGCTCTGAGGCCTTTCCCTTGGTTTTTATCTTCTTGCTCTTGAGGGTATTTGATAAGAGGAGGTTGGTGAGCTTCAGTGAGGAAGCTTCAGCGCCTGTGCAGCACACTTTGACACGGTCGAGAGGCACCTCTGTGGAGACCTTGTGAGGAAGAGTGGGCATATAAACAGAGGGGCTGCTGTGGACTTGACAGGACGAGGCCGGAAGTCTGAGAAAGCTTTagaacattaagtaaaataaatcttgaaGAAGAATAATGGAAATAAACTAAACATCTCTGAAGagtgactttttttccctttccaaaaaCGAGAGTGAAATTTCCGTGAGTGAGTATAAGATTGTTAAAGTtaacctttttgttgttgttacaaggaagaaaatatcatCATTTTCTGCCCTATCTTCAGAAACTAAAGTCTTTCAGATGAAACTAGTGAATAAATTTTATTAGCCAAAGCTTACCTTTTTTCCACTcgaatactgggaattgaacacagggcctcccATGTGGTAGGTAGTGCTGTACCACCTagttacatccctagctctttttattttgagatggggtctcactcaGTGCCCAGGTTGGCactgaaattgtgatcctcctgcctcaggcttcctaTGTAGCTGGAATTAAAAGTGTGTGCCCTCATTCccgactcatggcttaccttctTATTGCCTTGATTTTAATAGACAGGAGTATTTAGCTGACTTGACTTCAGGAATCTCCACTTACTAGAAAAAGGTCAGTGGTATTTgggtgaaaaaaaatctttgttgcTCCTTTAGTTAAAggaaaactgtgagtcaaaaccAAAGTACTATGACCCTGATGCATTCCcagttttgctttttagtttaTCAGGTGTGGCCTTGAGCTCTGCATGTGTGTACTTAGGAATCGCTTCTGTGCATATGCTGTTGTACCTAGTGTCAGAGTCAGGATCACTTGCCAGAGCTCCACTCCAGCCCGTCATTGTTAAGACTGGGATGTGAACCAGGTCCCTTTGACTCCAGAACTTGATTTTTCTATATCATCAGTCCCTTGGAGAGAACTGTgaagggaagatgaaaatttctcACTGGGATCTAGGAGTCAGGTCTGTAATCACTTTGTGGTTTGGGGCATGGCACCAAATCTGTTGGACGCATTTTAAACAAAGGGAACATAAATATGctcttatacatttttttttcaggggagATAATTTATTTGGTATATGAACCATcatcataaaaaaattaacacatgcTTTCTACATGTAGAGAGCTTTAAATgctctctacatttaaaaaatgaacagcaTATTCcttcacacacaaaaatttttttctttttagttactggggattgaacccagcggtgcttaaccactgagctacacccccagtgcCTAGTTACGTTCtgtttagaggcagagtctcaccaagttgcttagggccttgctaaattgctgaggctggctttgaacttgcaatccccctgctgcagcctcccaagctgctgggattatagtcatgtgccactatGCATGGCTCCTCATAATTTTTGGTGATTGACCAAATTGTGTGGATAGCTAGAGTAGGAAGGGACTTGGTGCACTCATTGAGTTAAGCCTTCCTGTCGTTTAGCCAGGAACTGGATCCAAAGTTAGACAAATTTGGCTCACGGCAAAGGCAGCTGGAGTCAAGGCAGAACTCTTCACCCTACCGTGTTATGTCTTTCTATTGAAATACATCTTCTAGTTGAGAGTGCCTTCCTTCACTATTCAAATAAATCAACTCACAATCAGTTTGCCTTCTGTAGCTAGTGCTTAAAGAGTGCTGGCTGCTTCTTCTCATCTTTGCCTGTCCCCTTCTGTCTGTACCTCCTGTTTATATGGAGAGTTTTTTTTCTCCACCTAGAACAACACTCCAGTGTGAAAATATAATCAAGAATTAAGAATTTGTCTACAATTTAATATTTACTCCATTTTCTAAAGATACCATACATAAatgggtttgtttgatatattgGAGATAAATTATCCAAGAATATTTATCTGTGATTGCTTCCTCTTTACCAGAGACAAGGAACATCTATGGCAAAATcatccctctctcctctttcctgatCCCCCATCCAGAAGTCAGTTTAACCCAAACtagcacaaaattaaaaatacaagtgtTTTTCAGGGATTGAGGGTACGAGGGGGCAGGAATCTTGTCACACATGAGGTGGCTTTACATTGTGCCTGAGCACTGTTTTATAAATTAACTTCCAGGGAATATCTGATTCATGCAAATTGCAGTGTTAATTATATTAGTATGAAAACATAAACTCACTGGGCATGGTGaaacatgcctgtaagcccaactactcaggaggttgaggcaggaggatcaaaagatTGAGACCAGGTTGGGCAATTTAGCgaaactgtgtctcaaaaaatagaaaggactgggaatatagctcagaggtagagccctTACCTATTTGCgaaaagccctgggtttaatccccagtactgcaaaaaagaaaaggaaaatacaaacgTGTTGGGTTTCCTTTTGTACTGCTGGTTAAGTAAATCGAtagtttatttattatattgtaGAGTCATTTCTCTTATTTGGTGGAGTGAGTTGTGTAGGGAATAAAAACTGGCTCTCTTAATGACATTGATAAGTAAAGTCATTTTCTATCTCAGAGTAGAGCCTCATCTTGGTGGTGCAGTTTGGGGAGAGGGTCACTGAAAACCTCAGGTGTAGCCTAATTATATTCCAAGGGTCTGTCGAGGCTCAGGCATATAGTGAGCCTGCAAGAAGATGACATGACACTTCCACTTGTGTGACCTGAGAAACAGACTGTTTTTCCTATCTTGGAAATTATAAAAGGCTATCATGACCGTGGCAACATGAAAAGGGACTGTAATCAAGTATGACAGTTTGCTTTTAAGATTCAATGCTGGTTTTCACTGTTGGGGACTTGAAGGCGAGTTGGCCACCAGCTTACATGTTTGTCTTTCTCCTGCTGACCATGATTCTCATATTTGGAAAGGACCCGAATGCCGCCTGCAGTCCTGCGCTCTGGCATTAGGAGCCTAAACATTTCCTTCAGTTTTTGCATGACTGGTTAGACTGGGGCTGGAAGGACCTCCTCGTGACCAAATGTCATGATGCCATTTCTTTCAGTAATTCAACCTAATTATGTTTTATGGACAGCaaacatttcttctcttcatttccatttccaaCAATGCTGCAATTGACTCCCAAGCTCATGAACTCTGTCCCCTGGGCTTCACCTATCTATGCATATGTAGTTGGCAATTTTGCCTGTGCTGAATGGAGACAAATGTTTCCTTGTGCCCAACTCATTGACTAGCCTCCTTAATACTCTAGGACAAGGATTTGAGCGTGTGagtttcaataaaaaattattttaaaacatttgagttCTGtggtcttcttcttcttcttcttttttttttttttggtactggggattggacttaggggcactcaaccactgaaccagatccctagcctttttttttttctttctatttgtattttatgtagaggcagggtctcactgagttgcttaatgcctcactgttgtgaggctggttttgaacttgtgatcctcctgactcagccttctcagctgctggggttacaggtgttcaccactgcCTGGTTTGTGGTCTTCTTATTATGAAGGGATCTTTGAAAACCTGTGTTTAGCCGGTAGTTTTAGCATGTGTAATAATAGGGTAGTGTCTGTGTTCATAAGTTGCCTTTATTGTAAGAAGTTAAccaattttctttagttttaataaatgtttgagtgTCAGGGCACAGTGCTGGGTACCAAAAATGAATTAAGTTCTTTGCCTTCCTGTGAGGAGTCTAATAGGATAAGGACTAACTATACGAACAGAATTTAAGTGTCATCATAAGTACAGTTTGTACTGAGGAAATTGTGTGTGGCATGTGTAGCATGTATTTGGTTGAATGGAAGGCATACACCAGTACTTTCCAAGCAACACAATGATTAGAATGATATGCATCGGCCAGCTTGAGTTGCTGTGTAAAATAGCTGCATGCATCAGAATCCtctcccatctttttttctttttttggaataTGATGATTAATGACTTAATCTTTAAAGTTTAAGTCATGGCAGATGCCGTATTGTACCACACTATTAAATCCTTGTCACTTTTGTCATTTGCCCTGTATCTTGAATGGGACTGTCTTGTCTTCATGGATCTTTTTCTGGTTCTCAGCCCCAGCTTCTATGTGCTTGCTCTTCAAAATTTTGTATTACACTGTATTCACCCAAAATTTGTGCTTAGTTACTAAAGCTGTATCTGCTGATTAAGTTCACCAGTGAACTCTATTTAGAGTGTAATTTACTACTTGTCACAGATGTGGTCTTGGTGGATAATGAACGAAAGCAGAGCACATTGTGAGTTAGCAGTTTGTGATATTGTAGAGACGTTGCTCTGAAGCTAGTTAACATGTATTTCAGATTGCTTCCAAGTATGATCACCAGGCAGAAGAGGATCTTCGCAATTGGATAGAAGAGGTGACAGGCATGAGCATTGGCACCAACTTTCAACTGGGCCTAAAGGACGGCATCATACTTTGCGAGTAAGTTAGATCTCCGGGAGTCCCTTCAGGTCCTTTCTGTGGGCTTCTGTCTGACCCTGCTTCCTGGTCCAGGGTGTCAAACCTTGTTATTCTACAAATGTGTTTAATGCTTTTGCTTTACTGATATTAAGGGAGCCAGCGTAATATTCCAGTCCTTGTTTTTGTGTGACCAGTAAATAGGgtgtttcttatatttttatttctagacttATAAACAAGCTACAGCCAGGCTCCGTGAAGAAGGTCAACGAGTCCTCATTAAATTGGCCTCAGGTAACAGCCAAACCAGTACTCTCTGGTCCTAGTTGGTTTCTCTTTATGTGGAGGaaaatttcaggtttttttaaattatttttttattacagttttaaaatagaTGTTAGCAGAAATTTATGCACAtgcctgtatttatttatttatgcaatttAAATAAGTGTTTCCATAATTACTTTTTGAATTGGTTCTATTTATTATCAGTAGATGTTTAGCCTAGAAGATTTCCTATATTCAATGTGTTTGCTTTTAGAAAGAATTTGACACAACATACACTGAGAAATACAGTCTAGACCTTAAGAATAAGTGAAGGAGAAAGTAAGGCATTTAACATAACAACTACTGATTGAATAGTGTGTCAGACATGATGTCAGCTCATGAATGTACATGTAACATTAGACATTTATTTGATCTGTGTATATGTTTTGAGATGAGAGAATAAGCAATTAGTAaccataaatttattttgaaattataattgtAATGAATTTACATAATGAATTCTTTATTAATGTAAGTATGtaatttgggggaggggggagtaccagggatggaaTCTAGGGgcgcttaacaactgagccacatccttagccctttttaaatttttattttgagacagggtctcactaagttgcttaggtcctcagcctccctagccactgggataggcatgtgccaccacacctgacagtATGTCATTTTTGACAAGGAAAATCCAGTCCTGGATAGCTTTTACACAGAAGTCTTAAAAATACATAAGGAAGATTTTGCCATTAGAAGACTGAAAAAAACTCACTTCTTAAGATTATTAAACCATCCTATTACACCTTTTCCAGAAAGAAAGCTATGCTTAATATGTACGTGGTAAAGAATCCTTGCCAAGTAGCTTTCTTTCTGGCATCTTGTAACTAGTCATAGacttttttttgaggtgctagaTACTGAACACAGGAccatgtgcatgctaggcaagtgctgtaccaatgagttatattcccaaccattttaatttatttcaagacagggtcttgctcagttgcccaggctgaccttgaacttgtgatcctcctgcctcagcatcctgagtagctgggattataggagtgagcTATTGTACCTGGCAAAAATagaattcttaaaatgttaacatttagtTCTAAAtgatatctttctttctttgtagttGGAGAATATTGGCAACTTTATTAAAGCTATTCAGGCATATGGTATGAAGCCACATGACATTTTTGAAGCAAATGATCTTTTTGAGAATGGAAACATGACCCAGGTTCAGACTACACTGGTGGCTCTAGCAGGTCTGGTATGTACATGTCCATGACTCGTTTAAAAAAGAATCCCCCATATATCGGTGACGAATTGCATCATTGTTCTCCCATGGGGGCTCAGACCAGGTGGGGAGGGGGCCGTCTCTTCTGTAACTGTTGGCTTTTTGGAAGGCTGCTGACATTAGCTGCCTTGTACTAGATAGGTTAATTAGAGCTCTCATATATCAGAGGGGACAGTGGATCCGAATAGCCTTATATGTTTCTTACCTCCAGTTTGGTCTCACATAATGAAGCCTGTGTCTGTGGAAATATCATTTCTTATAAAGTGTAAAACATATCATTTCTGTAAAACTCTGCCAGTGGAATAGCTGAATGTTGCTTCTTAGTATGTGTATCTCTGTCTAGGCTAAAACAAAAGGATTCCATACATCCATTGACATTGGAGTTAAGtatgcagaaaaacaaacaaggcGTTTTGATGAAGGGAAATTAAAGGCTGGCCAGAGTGTGATTGGTTTGCAGGTAAGTGAAGTGGTGTTGCTTTTCAGTACTTATTCAATGTCGTTAATCCTTGCCATGCAAAAGTTAAATCTCTCATAAGTAAAGCAGATAGAAGTACTATAATGTGGATTTCTGGGATGGATATGTGGTTTATACAATTTATATCTCTTTAAAACCTATGAGATGATGAtggtttttaaagaaagtttagtTATGTCACCTGACTTGACAATTGTATCTCcaggaaatgaattttttttttcctgatcatattattatttttaagaaaatgtaaaaaaaaaaaaaagaaagaaaatgtactttctaaattcctaaatatttaaaaaaaaaaaattcctaaatattATCAACCAAATGAAGCATTTTACAAAACCTTAATGCCAGAGTCATTTATTTACACTAGTAAAGCATACAGCAACTAAGTCCTGTTGTTGGTTTAATTTTGGGTAAATATTTGGTTAAgatgtcttttttctcttcacattgtccCCTTGAGTGTCACAGAAACATCAGTGCTTAATACCATGGGCTCCACTCTCTCATACCTGCTGAATGCACTGCCCTTTGCTTGACTGAATCTATGTCAGGTGGATTAGTTTTATAAAGTACATAATTGTATAAGTGGTGGGAAATTAGAAACCTGaatttctaaataatataataGTTGGTTAAATTATAACTCCATAAAGAACCTTTTAATGTGAAAATATACTCATGTTTGACAGGTTAAGTTAAAGAAATtaggttttaaaattctatgatcAGTGTGACTTTTTTCAAGTAAAAAGTGcacatgcatatttttatatgtaaatgtgtgtgtttatttgtatgCATTGCTATAGATATACACACAGAGCCCCCCCTCCCCCAAGAAAAGCTACAAGGCATTCAAAAATTACAGCAAATGTCTGGATAGTAGTATTACAAtgattccccccaccccaccccaccccacccccccccaccccaccccaccccgcttttttttttttttttgcagtgctggggattgaacccagggccttgtacttgcaaggcaagcactctaccaactgagctagatccccagccctttttcccctctttttgcTAATATGTTTTCTGAATCTTTTCTAATGAATGGGTTTTACtttcagtaataaaaattttctttattcagcattatttataaggaaaaacagaaacaaaaaacaaaacaaaaacaatagtaGAAACTTGTTGCCAGCCAGTAAAACAGGGTGTACTGGTTGGTCCTGAAGCCATATAGTTCTGTGGAGAGAAGTTAATTATTGTTCCTCTGAACTTGGTTGAGGTAGGATAGGATTCCTCATTCTGCCCCTATCCTGCTCTGGCTAGCATATGAgagttgaaagaataaaatgtgatcCTTTCCCATGAAAATGTTGGCAATTTTTAAACTTGAAGTTTAAAAACCTGGTTAGCTCCCAGAGACAATAGCTGGTATTTGTCTTCATGTTTTATGTAAACCATAGCTAAAGTAGGGAGTCATACTGCCTGGCCTTTTGTCTGCTTCTGTGACTGAAGCAGATACCCCTTAATTTGGTTATCTGTACTACAGAGAATAGGGGAATTTATCATTCTGTCACTTTAATATCTTGTGTATCCTTCCAAATCTGTTCATTTGTGCAAGTTTATGTATGGTTAATTATACTGTGAGGTTCTAGATACTGtgaattttttgaaaacatttctttttaaaattataatttgaaatttatttgcaaaagcaTAAAGGAGCGTTTGTATCTAGTTGACCAGAGACTAGGCTCAAGAGCTCATCAGTTGTACCCGTTTCCTTTGCGTGTGTGctcgggattgaactcagtactGTGCATGTTAAGTTTGCACTCCTATCACTGATCTCCACCCCCGTCCACCTTCCATCTTTTTAGTACCACAGAGTTTTGTGTTCATATCATTGACTTCTGTAATTAATgccaattgtatttttaatttaaaagatgggAACCAACAAATGTGCCAGTCAGGCAGGCATGACAGCCTATGGGACTAGGAGGCACCTTTATGATCCAAAAATGCAAACTGACAAACCTTTTGACCAGACCACAATCAGTCTGCAGATGGGCACCAACAAAGGAGCCAGCCAGGTAAGCAATGACTTTTAATACTTATAGTAAAGAGTACAAAAGGGccattttaaatgaacatttgcCTTATGAACTACAAGTTCAAAGTAGGTATTTTTTGTATAGTATGTTTAGAGTGTAAGTAGATTTTGCTGGGAAAGCGGCATAAAGGGCTTTTATAACAACAAAGAAAGTGTGGCGTGGTTTGTGGGTTTTGTTGGCGCTTAGAAGAGACAACCTTACTACctaaccagaaaagaaaaagatatgttTATTAGTGTTCTTGCTCCAAAATCCATGTAAAGGATTGCACATT
This genomic interval carries:
- the Cnn3 gene encoding calponin-3 → MTHFNKGPSYGLSAEVKNKIASKYDHQAEEDLRNWIEEVTGMSIGTNFQLGLKDGIILCELINKLQPGSVKKVNESSLNWPQLENIGNFIKAIQAYGMKPHDIFEANDLFENGNMTQVQTTLVALAGLAKTKGFHTSIDIGVKYAEKQTRRFDEGKLKAGQSVIGLQMGTNKCASQAGMTAYGTRRHLYDPKMQTDKPFDQTTISLQMGTNKGASQAGMLAPGTRRDIYDQKLTLQPVDNSTISLQMGTNKVASQKGMSVYGLGRQVYDPKYCAAPTEPVIHNGSQGTGTNGSEISDSDYQAEYPDEYHGEYQDDYPRDYQYGDQGIDY